The Pieris brassicae chromosome 3, ilPieBrab1.1, whole genome shotgun sequence genome contains the following window.
gaacacgttcacatcgatatcgttggtccgctacctaccgcggccagcggtcatcgatacctcgtgacaatgatcgacagagcaacaagatggcccgaagcatacccattatgcgaaatatcagctgaagacgtcgccaaagcggtatacgaaggttggatttcccgtttcggttgtcctgtaacaataacaacggaccaaggacgccaatttgaaagcagagtatttgcatctctttctcgcttactaggaatcgaaaaaacgcgtacaacttcataccacgCACAGTGTAACGGTATCATCGAACGATGGCACCGTGTCCTTAAAGCCGCATTAAAAGCAAGACTACAGACCGCAAGAAGCTGGATCAACGAGCTCCCAACCGTCCTACTCGGATTACGCGCCGCTATGCGAAGTGACACCGGCGTAAGCGCCGCTCAGCTTACCTACGGTTGCAACATACGCTTACCCGGTGATTTCTTATCAACGACCCGCAATGACGTCATCATGGACTCTGGCTACATCGATCAGCTGCGCGACGAAATACGTAACCTGCAACCAATGCCGAGTCAACCacacagcaacacaaaacccatattTGTTCACCGCGACCTGCAAACATATTCGTACGCATAGACGccgtaaagaagccattacaagcaccttacgacggaccctatcgcgtgctgaaacgagacagtaagatattcacgctgcagttacctaaccgtgaaatgaatatctctatcgacagactcaaacctgcctacactatcaccgagcaagatgtgcctactgatacaacaacgagtacctgcaacaagcaaaacacatcaagtgcgagcgaactacatgaaccatcaaatagcctgaaacatcaaaatgacaacaacctgaaacaacaagacactgggaacacctcaatacctacaagaacaactcgccgaggccgcgttatacgcctgccggtacgcttcgctagagggggaatcctgtaggtgattagtacgtgtcgtcatgaaacaataattcgttctgaaaagaacagttaattgcgttaccgttaggacaactttttgccgcacctcgattttattgtctgcgcacccttcgcatcttggtaccacatgtttaccactagtggccaggtaggataatttttgtatataaatctacagtttttaaaaattaaacacattccacattccatcttcacctcttctcaacgaattattaggaagttttattttaaccaaataaggaccaatcaacataaaccaaaactaccctaaaatataaaccatttattttttattttaccgtAGTTAACAggaaaaggttttttttctcTCATTCTTATTATAATACCATATTCTTATCGCTTACAAACACAAAACAAGTAGTTTTGATTAgctttaatttatatcttGTAGGTTGTCTTGCTATTAGAACTCATGGACCCGGAGGTTAACGCACAGGCTACGATTCATATTCTGAGAGTATCTTGCGCGTTTGCCCCCttgtcttataaaaaaaactactcgTTTGTACATCTGAAAATTGTAGGGCTCATAGAAGAAGCAATAGCTGATGTCTGTTTGTCCATCTGACTCATAAAATACTCTGTCAATTTTCGAAACTTTTTACATTAAGGACCTATATTTTAAGCTATataatgtagttttatttcaaatactaTCATATCTATCTGTAAAACTGAAACTCCACGTAGACAAATTCGTAGGCCCTaactgatataaaataaaataatatactgttTCAGTCGAGACAATACTCATTACTTATGATGCATAAATCATACTCATATGATATAAGTGAATACAATGAAACTTTTAGCCGGAAAAATGATACATTCAGGCAATAAAGTTAGAAATAATACTCGTGTTTCAGAGAAAATGTTCGCAGCAGGCGCTCAAATTGAGGGGCTTGGACAAATCCTTTAAAGTTCCGACAATGAGCCTTAAGTCTTAGGTGTACCTGcgttatataatgttatagtaTGAGTAAAATAAGGGCTATTTTCAtcttaaatatctttattgcTTGCAATGAGACGGAACACTTATATAgatagatttaatatttaataaaattgtattgtttgtatGTTTTGCAGTtcaacaattttcttaattcagGCACTTAAAAGCAATTACATCAGCCTACTGTGCCTTCAAACTTAGCTACTTAGCATTTGATGTAATGCTATGGACGCGTGAAATGATTTTACAttggttattatttaaaaagaaaagcaaagaaaaaaattatcttctcCTCGTAAAATTCTTCACTTAAGTCTGCAATCTTCTCTCAACATACAACTGTTTTGactgttttatttaacgaagagagtattattaaaattgaattacaaTGGGTAGTTCGAGATTGTTCCCTACAGGGTTAATAAAGTTGTACCCTCGAcatctgtaattttttttttttttttttttttataaaatagggggcaaacgggcaggaggctcacctgatgttaagtgataccgccgcccatggacactctcaatgccagagggctcgcgagtgcgttgccggccttttaagaatttgtacgctcttttcttgaaggaccctaagtcgaattggttcggaaatacttcagtgggcagctggttccacatagcggtggtgcgcggcaaaaattgccttgagaaacgctcagtcgtggaacgtcggacgtcgaggtgatacgggtggaattttgtattttgcctcgacgtccgatgctgaaactcagctgcaggtattaatccgaacaactcctctgaacactctccatggtaaatgcggtagaagatgcagagtgaccccacatctctacgcaagcCAAAGTAATTGCGTCCTAAGTATTCTGCCTTTGAGCTTCTTGCTTTGTTCGAGACACGATGGTTccctttcattattatttccgTCCAAACATGCCCGCAGTATTGATATTTTCAGTTCGCTATCCtctaagtatatttaattgttattatgttaatGAAATCTTAGCTTCCTAACATTTAATGTGAAAACGCAAATAATTTTCTTCATAAATAATACTCCCACAGCGCCACATCAAGATGAATCAGACGAATTTGAACAAAAGCTGCCTACTTACTGAGCCACTACAGCATGAAATTAAATACGAAAAGTAAATACACAGCCCGGGAAAAGCGAAAGTAGGTCGGGAATTTTAACTCAAGGggctaattaaaattttaggtCTATGTCACGACTCACAACttgaaataacttttaaataaatacctacgTCATTAAAGTGACGGAtgagtttattatttagtatgtttgatgattttatttaaaggttgaaataaaaaattcttattatttttttgttttatgtaatgttCCTACAAAGATATGAATTCAACGGTCTTCGTAAATGCATATAGACAATTCAagcaagttttttttctattgcatATTAGTTGAACACGCTTCGTCACAATTATTTCGGTTTGCTTTACAAAATACACGGCACGTTAATAAATTTGAACTATTTTATAGATAGTGTTAAAAGATACCTACTGCCGCCTCTGGACACTCACATTTGACAAAGTCTCGTTTGAAATAAGCCAACAAATTACACAGTAAAAAACGCTCTAATATAAAACAAGGGACGTCGAGTTAAACACAGAAGaaagtattaaaacaaatcactGTAAACACTTTACATGGGATATGCAGTAAAGAATGATGTCGTTTTtggaatacaaaataaagtacatagtaatactttttttaatttaaaacttttctaaataatatctaCTCGTTACTCGTTGcgttttctattattatagtataacaataataaactctatatttttttaattttaccccgtttttaaatgtgtatcaTTTAAAAACGTGGACCGCCGtcacccaaagtggcctgaagacgccgacgaggggtccgggaagagttttctttacACATTTGAAACACAATAAGGGCCTTTAATTAAACTAGCTCtataatcataaattttattaatacaatacaatactaaaactataattatgcTACaacttattttgattttgctTCTACCTTTGTAAATTTAGTTGGATCAAACTTATATGTTTTTTGCAATGGTCCTTTGCCGGCCTTCGTAAAAATCATTTCATCTACCCTTTGTCTATCAGCTAAGTCTCTAGATAACTTTATGTTCGTCCACGAGTCTTTAGCTCCAGCTACAAACCCTTTCTTCTTAATAGGCAGCGCATCAGGATTGTGCTTAACTAACTGAGGTATCCTAAAATATTCTCTCACAGCTGGTATTTTCAGAACGCCAACTTGACATAGAGAAACAAAATTACTTGAGCACCAATAGATAAGGATTGCACCCGGAAAATTTATGGTAAATGGAATCATTATTAGGGGTATTGCTCGCAGAAAATACCTCATTAGTTGCATATTTTGTGCATCTAATCTTCCACCATCTACACCTAACTCAATAGTTACCCACATAGTTGCACTTGTAATTAAAGGAAGTATAAAGAATTGATCGGGAACAGTTAAGTCAGTAAACCACCACAATCCACCGTGCATCATACTTTCAACTGGACAATTTGCCATACCCCTAAGTCCTACAAAGAATGATATAAACAATGGCGCCTGGGCTATTGGGACAAGGAGATTTTTTAAAGGATTCAAACctttttctttcatatataACATCATCTCCTGAGCATACCGGGCAGATTCTAGTTGATTTCCTGTTTGGCGAGCTTGCGTCATTTTTAACTGAAGTGTCTGTATTTCTGGTAAATGATTATTCATGACAGCAGTGTTCCTTTGCGACATTATTACAAGAGGAAACATAATAACTCGCACTAGTATTGTTCCCATAAGTATTGCTCCCCACCATGGCACATCAAGTGAAACATGTACATATTCTAAACAGTTTTGTACTATTCCTACTGGTCCCCATCCACCAAGTCCTTGACTAGCAAAAGTAGGTTCTCCATTTGCAGCTAAAGATTGAATTGTTTCAGTCACTTGTTCAAATATTGCAGGATCAGGTACAGGCGGAGGCTCGGGGATATTTTCTGCGATATTAGTAATTTTTACTGCTTCTCCGTCAGTAGAAGCAAATCTTACTGATCCAGTCGAGGAATAAAAGTAGTAAATCCTTGCTTTTCTAACCTCAATTTTCTTGTcacaaaacatattaataataccaCTTCGACGACCATGTCGACTAAATAACTTGAACATTTCTGTTGTTTGTTTAACTAAAAGATTTTAGTTAcacttttaaatacttaaaaaatgaaacaataatatttcttacaaTAATAGTTCGTAATCGTATTGGTAATATCAAAAATGTCATATGTCTCCTGAGAACTGACGTCTGACATCTGGCTGACAAAGTGTGATTTGTCACGCAAACAGATAATTGagagtatttaatatttagtagacctattaatatttattatatattctatatatacgCGAGTCTATAGctcaatacaaaaatgtattaactaaaatatttttattatatttgtactcGCTGTAACACAAAACAATACTTCAACCCTTCCGTCCAAGATTCCTTGTTACtaggaataaattaaaataaacctatGTCGATGGAAACAGTTTcacgtataaaataaagaaaaaatattagtaatctttgtaattaaatagaCAAGTAAATTGTCAAAAACACGTGTTGACGATTGATGAAATAGAAATAAGAATATAAGtgtgacaaaatattatttttgttattttgtttaagttataacaataaaactttcaTGGACAACATAGActcttaaacaatatttattcatttcaacTATGGCTCATATATCATAtccttttaagaaaattaataaatcagttTTCCAAAAGCCGGCGTCTGTTACCACCAAAGATGTTATTTATTGGAAAAAGCTTGGGGTAACTTATAAATTAGATGAATTGCAATGTACCTTGatccttatatatatatttttttatttttttcttttgttttagttacCAGTACTAGTTAAAGAATTTGGTGCAATAGATTACATTGATTTTAGTCCGGTAGAGCCACATTATTTTGCTGCAACGTGTTCTGTAAGAATCCAGGTAAAGTATCCACCATTTATGTTTTACATATACTTCACATATGTTTGTTATAATGTatcaactttataatttaaaatgtttatgcaAGCATGTCAACACAAATGGAAAATGATAGGGATgactatatataatgtatgtattaataataatgtgtaaATTTCCTTTTATGAACATATTGTGCTTACTTTTCAGATATATGATCCAATCACAAAAGTGGTAgccaaaaatatatcaaagttTAAAGAAGGTGCATATGGAGGATCCTTCAGAAATGATGGCAGGCTTTTAGTTTGTGGTAGTGAAGAAGCAgctgtaaaattatttgatgttCAGTCTAAAAATGTTCTTAGACTCTTTACAGGCCATACAGCACCAGTaagtcataataattaatataaatttaatactttcAGAGTACAATTCGGTAGATActtattgcaaaaaaaatcCCATATGTCAAAATGCAATATGTTTGTGCTATATCAGAGTCATAATATATAGAATCTAACTCTGAATCATGACCTTTTGGTCAGACATGTCCAAACGATTCAGAGTATCAATGTTTTATGTGTTAAAGGATGAATGAAGAATGATGAAGGATGAAGAATGAAATTAACTAatgaattatttgtaattaacaaaccactacaattttatttcttatttttttt
Protein-coding sequences here:
- the LOC123707638 gene encoding mitochondrial inner membrane protein OXA1L, whose product is MFKLFSRHGRRSGIINMFCDKKIEVRKARIYYFYSSTGSVRFASTDGEAVKITNIAENIPEPPPVPDPAIFEQVTETIQSLAANGEPTFASQGLGGWGPVGIVQNCLEYVHVSLDVPWWGAILMGTILVRVIMFPLVIMSQRNTAVMNNHLPEIQTLQLKMTQARQTGNQLESARYAQEMMLYMKEKGLNPLKNLLVPIAQAPLFISFFVGLRGMANCPVESMMHGGLWWFTDLTVPDQFFILPLITSATMWVTIELGVDGGRLDAQNMQLMRYFLRAIPLIMIPFTINFPGAILIYWCSSNFVSLCQVGVLKIPAVREYFRIPQLVKHNPDALPIKKKGFVAGAKDSWTNIKLSRDLADRQRVDEMIFTKAGKGPLQKTYKFDPTKFTKVEAKSK